A genomic region of Caenorhabditis elegans chromosome V contains the following coding sequences:
- the ceh-22 gene encoding Homeobox protein ceh-22 (Confirmed by transcript evidence), whose translation MFNVSALAAATPSIASVSSVASPSEQHGLSTSVGVGVNDTTSRTGDGGAASSASSASAAPQQQSQSALHNKLEAKWDTLLPTDTNLQCSTWPDSIPLLAGYSATPTFSFDPCTYGSYDPSAYFASNGIAGSMYTLPDQFPRSENDMLDNSNTSNGNKSDKDGIKLEDEDEILEDEENDEEDDGTGKRKKRKRRVLFTKAQTYELERRFRSQKYLSAPEREALAMQIRLTPTQVKIWFQNHRYKTKKSHTDKPINAALLTTMPNAFSSQSTAASFPTRAMPIPMLVRDSSARSSDISSTSPYTVAFGSANSGYLPTPSAYLPATSGYFSNGPSAASSYMTNTQWWPS comes from the exons ATGTTCAACGTGTCGGCGCTAGCAGCAGCGACGCCTTCTATCGCTTCGGTTTCATCCGTTGCAAGCCCATCGGAGCAACATGGATTGTCTACAAGTGTTGGCGTCGGAGTGAATGATACCACTTCTCGAACTGGAGATGGCGGCGCCGCTTCATCGGCTTCAAGTGCATCAGCGGCGCCACAACAGCAGTCACAATCGGCACTTCATAACAA ACTCGAAGCTAAATGGGACACTCTACTTCCCACCGACACCAATTTACAATGTTCCACGTGGCCTGATAGCATTCCATTACTTGCAG GATATTCTGCTACTCCCACATTTTCCTTCGATCCTTGCACATACGGCAGCTATGATCCATCTGCATATTTTGCTTCAAACGGAATTGCTG GTTCCATGTACACTCTACCTGATCAATTTCCACGTTCTGAGAATGATATGCTAGATAACAGCAATACATCAAATGGAAACAAAAGCGATAAAGATGG aatcaaacttgaagatgaagatgaaatTCTGGAAGATGAAGAGAATGACGAAGAAGATGATGGAACtggaaaacggaaaaagaGAAAGCGTCGCGTTTTGTTCACAAAAGCACAAACTTATGAACTTGAACGACGATTCCGCTCGCAAAAATATCTGAGCGCGCCTGAACGTGAAGCTCTTGCAATGCAAATTCGACTTACTCCGACTCAAGTAAAAATTTGGTTCCAAAATCATCG atacaaaacaaaaaaaagtcataCGGATAAGCCAATAAACGCGGCGCTTCTTACCACAATGCCCAATGCATTTTCAAGTCAATCGACAGCGGCCAGTTTTCCAACAAGAGC AATGCCGATACCAATGCTAGTCCGTGACTCTTCTGCTCGTTCTTCGGACATTTCCTCAACATCTCCATACACGGTAGCATTTGGAAGTGCCAATTCAGGATACCTACCAACACCTTCCGCCTACCTCCCAGCCACTTCCGGGTATTTTTCAAACGGACCTTCAGCAGCTTCTTCCTACATGACCAATACTCAATGGTGGCCTTCTTGA
- the ceh-22 gene encoding Homeobox domain-containing protein (Partially confirmed by transcript evidence) has translation MFNVSALAAATPSIASVSSVASPSEQHGLSTSVGVGVNDTTSRTGDGGAASSASSASAAPQQQSQSALHNKTFHFYIHNFSIRVIHFYSIISKKFFGENSKSLEAKWDTLLPTDTNLQCSTWPDSIPLLAVSGYSATPTFSFDPCTYGSYDPSAYFASNGIAGSMYTLPDQFPRSENDMLDNSNTSNGNKSDKDGIKLEDEDEILEDEENDEEDDGTGKRKKRKRRVLFTKAQTYELERRFRSQKYLSAPEREALAMQIRLTPTQVKIWFQNHRYKTKKSHTDKPINAALLTTMPNAFSSQSTAASFPTRAMPIPMLVRDSSARSSDISSTSPYTVAFGSANSGYLPTPSAYLPATSGYFSNGPSAASSYMTNTQWWPS, from the exons ATGTTCAACGTGTCGGCGCTAGCAGCAGCGACGCCTTCTATCGCTTCGGTTTCATCCGTTGCAAGCCCATCGGAGCAACATGGATTGTCTACAAGTGTTGGCGTCGGAGTGAATGATACCACTTCTCGAACTGGAGATGGCGGCGCCGCTTCATCGGCTTCAAGTGCATCAGCGGCGCCACAACAGCAGTCACAATCGGCACTTCATAACAA GACGTTTCATTTCTATATCCACAACTTTTCCATTCGCGTTATTCATTTCTACTCAATTATTTCCAAGAagttttttggcgaaaattccaaatc ACTCGAAGCTAAATGGGACACTCTACTTCCCACCGACACCAATTTACAATGTTCCACGTGGCCTGATAGCATTCCATTACTTGCAG TTTCAGGATATTCTGCTACTCCCACATTTTCCTTCGATCCTTGCACATACGGCAGCTATGATCCATCTGCATATTTTGCTTCAAACGGAATTGCTG GTTCCATGTACACTCTACCTGATCAATTTCCACGTTCTGAGAATGATATGCTAGATAACAGCAATACATCAAATGGAAACAAAAGCGATAAAGATGG aatcaaacttgaagatgaagatgaaatTCTGGAAGATGAAGAGAATGACGAAGAAGATGATGGAACtggaaaacggaaaaagaGAAAGCGTCGCGTTTTGTTCACAAAAGCACAAACTTATGAACTTGAACGACGATTCCGCTCGCAAAAATATCTGAGCGCGCCTGAACGTGAAGCTCTTGCAATGCAAATTCGACTTACTCCGACTCAAGTAAAAATTTGGTTCCAAAATCATCG atacaaaacaaaaaaaagtcataCGGATAAGCCAATAAACGCGGCGCTTCTTACCACAATGCCCAATGCATTTTCAAGTCAATCGACAGCGGCCAGTTTTCCAACAAGAGC AATGCCGATACCAATGCTAGTCCGTGACTCTTCTGCTCGTTCTTCGGACATTTCCTCAACATCTCCATACACGGTAGCATTTGGAAGTGCCAATTCAGGATACCTACCAACACCTTCCGCCTACCTCCCAGCCACTTCCGGGTATTTTTCAAACGGACCTTCAGCAGCTTCTTCCTACATGACCAATACTCAATGGTGGCCTTCTTGA
- the ceh-22 gene encoding Homeobox protein ceh-22 (Partially confirmed by transcript evidence), whose product MQTYAFSRLEAKWDTLLPTDTNLQCSTWPDSIPLLAGYSATPTFSFDPCTYGSYDPSAYFASNGIAGSMYTLPDQFPRSENDMLDNSNTSNGNKSDKDGIKLEDEDEILEDEENDEEDDGTGKRKKRKRRVLFTKAQTYELERRFRSQKYLSAPEREALAMQIRLTPTQVKIWFQNHRYKTKKSHTDKPINAALLTTMPNAFSSQSTAASFPTRAMPIPMLVRDSSARSSDISSTSPYTVAFGSANSGYLPTPSAYLPATSGYFSNGPSAASSYMTNTQWWPS is encoded by the exons ATGCAAACTTATGCATTTTCCAGACTCGAAGCTAAATGGGACACTCTACTTCCCACCGACACCAATTTACAATGTTCCACGTGGCCTGATAGCATTCCATTACTTGCAG GATATTCTGCTACTCCCACATTTTCCTTCGATCCTTGCACATACGGCAGCTATGATCCATCTGCATATTTTGCTTCAAACGGAATTGCTG GTTCCATGTACACTCTACCTGATCAATTTCCACGTTCTGAGAATGATATGCTAGATAACAGCAATACATCAAATGGAAACAAAAGCGATAAAGATGG aatcaaacttgaagatgaagatgaaatTCTGGAAGATGAAGAGAATGACGAAGAAGATGATGGAACtggaaaacggaaaaagaGAAAGCGTCGCGTTTTGTTCACAAAAGCACAAACTTATGAACTTGAACGACGATTCCGCTCGCAAAAATATCTGAGCGCGCCTGAACGTGAAGCTCTTGCAATGCAAATTCGACTTACTCCGACTCAAGTAAAAATTTGGTTCCAAAATCATCG atacaaaacaaaaaaaagtcataCGGATAAGCCAATAAACGCGGCGCTTCTTACCACAATGCCCAATGCATTTTCAAGTCAATCGACAGCGGCCAGTTTTCCAACAAGAGC AATGCCGATACCAATGCTAGTCCGTGACTCTTCTGCTCGTTCTTCGGACATTTCCTCAACATCTCCATACACGGTAGCATTTGGAAGTGCCAATTCAGGATACCTACCAACACCTTCCGCCTACCTCCCAGCCACTTCCGGGTATTTTTCAAACGGACCTTCAGCAGCTTCTTCCTACATGACCAATACTCAATGGTGGCCTTCTTGA
- the ceh-22 gene encoding Homeobox domain-containing protein (Confirmed by transcript evidence), which produces MQLASETRVFPVSGYSATPTFSFDPCTYGSYDPSAYFASNGIAGSMYTLPDQFPRSENDMLDNSNTSNGNKSDKDGIKLEDEDEILEDEENDEEDDGTGKRKKRKRRVLFTKAQTYELERRFRSQKYLSAPEREALAMQIRLTPTQVKIWFQNHRYKTKKSHTDKPINAALLTTMPNAFSSQSTAASFPTRAMPIPMLVRDSSARSSDISSTSPYTVAFGSANSGYLPTPSAYLPATSGYFSNGPSAASSYMTNTQWWPS; this is translated from the exons ATGCAATTAGCAAGTGAAACAAGGGTTTTCCCAGTTTCAGGATATTCTGCTACTCCCACATTTTCCTTCGATCCTTGCACATACGGCAGCTATGATCCATCTGCATATTTTGCTTCAAACGGAATTGCTG GTTCCATGTACACTCTACCTGATCAATTTCCACGTTCTGAGAATGATATGCTAGATAACAGCAATACATCAAATGGAAACAAAAGCGATAAAGATGG aatcaaacttgaagatgaagatgaaatTCTGGAAGATGAAGAGAATGACGAAGAAGATGATGGAACtggaaaacggaaaaagaGAAAGCGTCGCGTTTTGTTCACAAAAGCACAAACTTATGAACTTGAACGACGATTCCGCTCGCAAAAATATCTGAGCGCGCCTGAACGTGAAGCTCTTGCAATGCAAATTCGACTTACTCCGACTCAAGTAAAAATTTGGTTCCAAAATCATCG atacaaaacaaaaaaaagtcataCGGATAAGCCAATAAACGCGGCGCTTCTTACCACAATGCCCAATGCATTTTCAAGTCAATCGACAGCGGCCAGTTTTCCAACAAGAGC AATGCCGATACCAATGCTAGTCCGTGACTCTTCTGCTCGTTCTTCGGACATTTCCTCAACATCTCCATACACGGTAGCATTTGGAAGTGCCAATTCAGGATACCTACCAACACCTTCCGCCTACCTCCCAGCCACTTCCGGGTATTTTTCAAACGGACCTTCAGCAGCTTCTTCCTACATGACCAATACTCAATGGTGGCCTTCTTGA
- the ceh-22 gene encoding Homeobox protein ceh-22 (Confirmed by transcript evidence), with translation MYTLPDQFPRSENDMLDNSNTSNGNKSDKDGIKLEDEDEILEDEENDEEDDGTGKRKKRKRRVLFTKAQTYELERRFRSQKYLSAPEREALAMQIRLTPTQVKIWFQNHRYKTKKSHTDKPINAALLTTMPNAFSSQSTAASFPTRAMPIPMLVRDSSARSSDISSTSPYTVAFGSANSGYLPTPSAYLPATSGYFSNGPSAASSYMTNTQWWPS, from the exons ATGTACACTCTACCTGATCAATTTCCACGTTCTGAGAATGATATGCTAGATAACAGCAATACATCAAATGGAAACAAAAGCGATAAAGATGG aatcaaacttgaagatgaagatgaaatTCTGGAAGATGAAGAGAATGACGAAGAAGATGATGGAACtggaaaacggaaaaagaGAAAGCGTCGCGTTTTGTTCACAAAAGCACAAACTTATGAACTTGAACGACGATTCCGCTCGCAAAAATATCTGAGCGCGCCTGAACGTGAAGCTCTTGCAATGCAAATTCGACTTACTCCGACTCAAGTAAAAATTTGGTTCCAAAATCATCG atacaaaacaaaaaaaagtcataCGGATAAGCCAATAAACGCGGCGCTTCTTACCACAATGCCCAATGCATTTTCAAGTCAATCGACAGCGGCCAGTTTTCCAACAAGAGC AATGCCGATACCAATGCTAGTCCGTGACTCTTCTGCTCGTTCTTCGGACATTTCCTCAACATCTCCATACACGGTAGCATTTGGAAGTGCCAATTCAGGATACCTACCAACACCTTCCGCCTACCTCCCAGCCACTTCCGGGTATTTTTCAAACGGACCTTCAGCAGCTTCTTCCTACATGACCAATACTCAATGGTGGCCTTCTTGA
- the gsp-1 gene encoding Serine/threonine-protein phosphatase PP1-alpha (Confirmed by transcript evidence), producing the protein MSNDGDLNIDNLITRLLEVRGCRPGKPVTMSEAEIRALCHKSREIFLSQPILLELEAPLKICGDIHGQYNDLLRLFEYGGFPPEANYLFLGDYVDRGKQSLETICLLLAYKVKYPENFFLLRGNHECASINRIYGFYDECKRRFSIKLWKTFTDCFNCLPIAALIDEKIFCCHGGLSPDLQNMEQIRRVMRPTDVPDTGLLCDLLWSDPDKDVTGWGENDRGVSFTFGPDVVAKFLNRHDLDLICRAHQVVEDGYEFFAKRQLVTLFSAPNYCGEFDNAGGMMSVDETLMCSFQILKPSEKKAKYQYQGMNSGRPAVGGGRPGTTAGKK; encoded by the exons ATGTCGAACGATGGAGATTTAAACATTGACAATCTGATCACCAGACTTCTTGAAG ttcgcGGATGTCGTCCAGGAAAGCCAGTTACCATGTCGGAGGCGGAGATCCGTGCTCTTTGTCATAAATCTCGTGAGATCTTCCTATCACAGCCAATTCTTCTGGAACTCGAAGCACCTCTCAAGATttgtg gaGACATACATGGACAATATAACGACTTGCTCCGTTTATTCGAATACGGAGGATTCCCACCAGAGGCCAATTACTTGTTCCTCGGAGATTATGTCGATCGTGGAAAGCAGAGCTTGGAAACAATTTGCTTGTTGCTCGCATACAAAGTCAAATATCCAGAAAACTTTTTCCTTCTTCGTGGAAACCACGAATGTGCTTCAATTAACCGTATTTATGGATTCTACGATGAAt gtaagAGACGTTTTTCGATCAAATTGTGGAAAACTTTCACCGATTGCTTCAACTGTCTTCCAATTGCTGCACTCATTGATGAGAAGATCTTCTGCTGTCACGGAGGACTCTCCCCAGATCTCCAAAATATGGAACAAATTCGCCGTGTGATGCGACCAACCGATGTTCCTGATACTGGATTGTTGTGCGATTTGCTCTGGTCTGATCCAGACAAGGATGTTACCGGATGGGGAGAAAATGATAGAGGAGTCTCGTTCACATTTGGACCTGATGTCGTtgcaaagtttttgaacagaCATGATTTGGATCTGATATGCAGAGCTCATCAGGTCGTCGAAGATGGATATGAGTTCTTTGCTAAGCGACAACTTGTCACACTATTCTCTGCTCCAAATTATTGTGGAGAATTCGATAACGCTGGTGGAATGATGAGCGTTGATGAGACATTAATGTGCAGTTTCCAG aTTCTGAAACCATCGgagaaaaaagcgaaatatCAGTATCAAGGAATGAACAGTGGACGACCAGCAGTGGGCGGAGGACGGCCTGGAACGACTGCTGGTAAGAAGTAA
- the F29F11.20 gene encoding uncharacterized protein (Partially confirmed by transcript evidence): MFQLFKAPPIAVRLDREKQRGIIRRQDYCFFGMLNSSMIEQQLPYLMSFPIQILIYFERYNLVITQSFHLVFTNGYLKYQ, translated from the exons atgttccagTTGTTTAAAGCTCCGCCCATTGCAGTTCGCTTAGATAGAGAAAAACAGAGAGGAATCATCAGACGACAAGATTATTGCTTTTTTG GTATGCTCAATTCGTCCATGATTGAACAACAATTACCGTATCTTATGAGTTTTCCAATCCAGATACTTATTTATTTTGAGCGATATAATTTGGTCATAACTCAATCATTCCATTTGGTATTTACCAATGGATATTTGAAATACCAGTAA
- the C05A2.4 gene encoding uncharacterized protein (Predicted) — MCLFFLSSTTSCSHFIADPFLLPNFILRGVPGILETRTMTSSL; from the coding sequence ATGTGTTTGTTCTTCTTGTCCTCTACCACTTCCTGCTCTCATTTCATTGCTGATCCTTTTTTATTGCCCAATTTCATTTTAAGAGGAGTACCAGGCATTCTGGAGACAAGAACAATGACATCATCACTTTAG
- the pph-1 gene encoding Serine/threonine-protein phosphatase (Confirmed by transcript evidence), producing MMRRKNSSSSFGELNIDQLISTLVSVKPWHKTLDVTENEIRMVCVLARQIFMHQPMLLELEPPLKIGGDIHGQFADLLRLFNLAGYPPESNYLFLGDYVDRGPKSIETIVLLLCYKIKYPNNFFLLRGNHEVANLNRIYGFYDECKRRYSVKLWKCFQDVFNCMPVAALIDNKIFCCHGGLSPNLRSLDQLKRLSRPCDVQETGLLCDVLWSDPDATVVGWAPNERGVSYVFGVDVLAQFLQKMDLDIVVRGHQVVEDGYEFFGRRGLVTVFSAPNYCGEFDNAGAVMNVDENLLCSFQILKPQSQLVMDAALAEKQNNFVANLAGMANIKIEQKPQPMIQKRFRRGML from the exons ATGATGCGCCGCAAAAACTCATCTTCAAGCTTTGGAGAGTTGAATATTGATCAACTGATTTCCACATTAGTATCTGTAAAACCATGGCACAAAACATTAGATGTTACGGAAAATGAGATAAGGATGGTTTGTGTACTTGCCAGACAAATTTTCATGCATCAACCGATGCTTCTCGAGCTGGAACCTCCTCTCAAGATCGGAG GAGATATTCACGGTCAATTTGCTGATCTTCTTCGACTTTTCAATCTCGCCGGATATCCACCAGAGTCCAACTATCTCTTCCTTGGTGATTATGTAGATCGTGGGCCAAAAAGCATTGAG acgatCGTCCTGTTGTTGTGCTATAAAATCAAGTACCCGAATAACTTTTTCTTACTTCGCGGCAACCACGAGGTGGCCAACCTCAATAGGATTTATGGATTTTATGACGAAT GCAAACGACGATACAGTGTGAAATTGTGGAAATGTTTCCAAGATGTCTTTAATTGTATGCCAGTTGCCGCTCTAATTGACAATAAAATCTTCTGCTGTCATGGTGGTCTTTCACCAAATCTTCGGTCTCTCGACCAACTCAAACGACTTTCCCGTCCATGTGATGTTCAGGAAACAGGTCTTCTGTGTGATGTACTTTGGTCTGATCCAGATGCGACAGTTGTTGGATGGGCACCAAATGAAAGAGGTGTTAGTTATGTATTCGGTGTAGATGTCCTTGCtcaattccttcaaaaaatggatttggATATTGTTGTTCGTGGTCATCAAGTAGTCGAAGATGGGTACGAATTTTTCGGCCGACGTGGATTGGTTACGGTATTCTCTGCACCCAACTACTGTGGAGAATTTGATAATGCTGGAGCTGTAATGAATGtcgatgaaaatttgttaTGTTCTTTCCAG attCTCAAACCCCAATCGCAACTTGTAATGGATGCAGCTTTGGCTGAGAAGCAGAACAATTTTGTAGCGAATCTCGCAGGAATGGCAAATAttaaaatagaacaaaaaccCCAGCCAATGATTCAAAAACGGTTTCGCCGTGGAATGTTGTAA
- the T28B11.1 gene encoding F-box domain-containing protein (Confirmed by transcript evidence): MSLKNIKKLSTHSHSRQITELPPKALQQIFATCSATDMTRCSLVNKQFREVIEDMEDERAESLRSCQKAKIFICDRRRAILEGVSTVTPSRLPRTPKNSESSDSGSASSSSIASTSSSEADSVSSSSKTKTKQQQTEREKELRRRNISDRTKSSSSSTDSSGIHSKATSFLSDQYTDTTDPNWAFAFHFDEWLQEYDVNDVFFKNFCSFLEREKIEDPMSPSSYKGRTAYYENQLIQDKTTAMSLADCQIVRLNPTAELEMRNQSAGRIERLADRLSKIRNAHFIFKDSVCYGARPPVTFFYFLSMMRRNTRALTFDNVQAASTIELHEVLNLSNLNRLTVIQPQQHQTIMVRDQLLINWMKLPDQIRKRISVHLVGCHEFRPQNLYNVVQEWLGLAKPVVFKQISIDGGSYKYNEFMNIIEHLHDIIEKRPPRSPMNRSFGNEQNEHSIVLERTCRIPHPKDRRVVIQLKYCKPSRRMVLTIEREDSPIPVTTLTPVSSLSRLARPQSAASVLSTPLRKISSSLKPVSPIPTNNSRQLGRPLSHDPCNFAGCRDNVGSNMFTRIVNFLGTSS; this comes from the exons ATGAGTTTAAAGAATATCAAGAAATTATCAACACATAGTCACAGTCGTCAAATAACTGAACTACCACCAAAAGCACTTCAACAGATCTTTGCAAC ctgcTCTGCCACTGACATGACACGTTGCTCACTTGTAAACAAACAGTTCCGTGAAGTTATCGAAGATATGGAGGATGAACGCGCGGAGTCTCTCCGTTCTTGCCAGAAGgcgaaaattttcatctgTGATAGAAGACGTGCAATTCTAGAAGGCGTGAGTACAGTTACACCGTCTCGCCTTCCAAGAACACCAAAAAACAGCGAATCCTCTGATTCTGGATCGGCGTCTTCTTCATCTATCGCATCAACTTCCTCATCTGAAGCTGATAGTGTCAGTTCAAGttccaaaacaaaaaccaaacaaCAACAAACTGAACGAGAAAAGGAATTGAGAAGGCGAAACATCAGCGATCGAACTAagtcttcatcttcatcaacTGACAGTTCTGGAATCCATTCTAAAGCTACCTCATTCCTCAGTGATCAATATACGGATACCACTGATCCAAATTGGGCGTTTGCATTCCACTTCGATGAATGGCTGCAAGAGTATGATGTGAATGatgtctttttcaaaaatttttgctcattCCTTGAACGAGAGAAGATCGAAGATCCAATGTCACCTAGCTCATATAAAGGAAGAACCGCATACTACGAGAATCAACTTATTCAAGATAAGACAACTGCAATGTCATTAGCAGATTGTCAAATTGTCAGACTCAATCCTACAGCTGAATTGGAAATGAGAAATCAATCGGCTGGACGAATCGAAAGACTTGCTGATCGACTTTCCAAGATTCGAAATgctcatttcattttcaaggATTCGGTATGCTACGGTGCTCGTCCTCCAGTCACATTCTTTTATTTCTTATCAATGATGCGAAGGAACACTCGTGCTCTAACATTCGATAACGTTCAAGCTGCTTCCACCATTGAATTACACGAGGTGTTAAATCTGTCGAATTTGAATCGTTTAACTGTCATTCAACCACAACAGCATCAAACGATTATGGTTCGCGATCAACTTTTGATAAACTGGATGAAGCTGCCTGATCAAATCCGTAAGCGTATTTCGGTTCATCTTGTCGGATGTCACGAATTCCGCCCACAGAATCTGTACAACGTTGTTCAAGAATGGTTGGGACTTGCGAAGCCAGTTGTTTTCAAACAGATTTCAATTGATGGAGGATCATATAAGTACAATGAATTCATGAATATAATTGAACATCTTCATGATATTATCGAGAAGCGTCCTCCACGCAGTCCGATGAATCGTTCCTTTggaaatgagcaaaatgagCACTCAATTGTTCTTGAGAGAACATGCCGAATTCCACATCCAAAGGATCGTCGAGTTGTTATTCAATTGAAGTATTGTAAGCCATCAAG aagaatGGTGCTTACCATTGAAAGAGAGGATTCACCGATTCCCGTCACAACACTGACGCCAGTTTCATCGCTTTCTCGACTCGCTCGTCCACAATCTGCTGCTTCAGTCCTCTCAACACCGCTTCGAAAAATTTCCTCCTCGTTGAAGCCCGTGTCTCCGATTCCCACGAATAATAGCCGCCAAC tcGGTCGCCCTCTTTCCCACGATCCATGTAATTTCGCCGGATGTCGCGACAATGTTGGAAGCAATATGTTCACACGAATTGTCAACTTTTTGGGCACATCAAGTTAA
- the T28B11.1 gene encoding F-box domain-containing protein (Confirmed by transcript evidence), whose amino-acid sequence MTRCSLVNKQFREVIEDMEDERAESLRSCQKAKIFICDRRRAILEGVSTVTPSRLPRTPKNSESSDSGSASSSSIASTSSSEADSVSSSSKTKTKQQQTEREKELRRRNISDRTKSSSSSTDSSGIHSKATSFLSDQYTDTTDPNWAFAFHFDEWLQEYDVNDVFFKNFCSFLEREKIEDPMSPSSYKGRTAYYENQLIQDKTTAMSLADCQIVRLNPTAELEMRNQSAGRIERLADRLSKIRNAHFIFKDSVCYGARPPVTFFYFLSMMRRNTRALTFDNVQAASTIELHEVLNLSNLNRLTVIQPQQHQTIMVRDQLLINWMKLPDQIRKRISVHLVGCHEFRPQNLYNVVQEWLGLAKPVVFKQISIDGGSYKYNEFMNIIEHLHDIIEKRPPRSPMNRSFGNEQNEHSIVLERTCRIPHPKDRRVVIQLKYCKPSRRMVLTIEREDSPIPVTTLTPVSSLSRLARPQSAASVLSTPLRKISSSLKPVSPIPTNNSRQLGRPLSHDPCNFAGCRDNVGSNMFTRIVNFLGTSS is encoded by the exons ATGACACGTTGCTCACTTGTAAACAAACAGTTCCGTGAAGTTATCGAAGATATGGAGGATGAACGCGCGGAGTCTCTCCGTTCTTGCCAGAAGgcgaaaattttcatctgTGATAGAAGACGTGCAATTCTAGAAGGCGTGAGTACAGTTACACCGTCTCGCCTTCCAAGAACACCAAAAAACAGCGAATCCTCTGATTCTGGATCGGCGTCTTCTTCATCTATCGCATCAACTTCCTCATCTGAAGCTGATAGTGTCAGTTCAAGttccaaaacaaaaaccaaacaaCAACAAACTGAACGAGAAAAGGAATTGAGAAGGCGAAACATCAGCGATCGAACTAagtcttcatcttcatcaacTGACAGTTCTGGAATCCATTCTAAAGCTACCTCATTCCTCAGTGATCAATATACGGATACCACTGATCCAAATTGGGCGTTTGCATTCCACTTCGATGAATGGCTGCAAGAGTATGATGTGAATGatgtctttttcaaaaatttttgctcattCCTTGAACGAGAGAAGATCGAAGATCCAATGTCACCTAGCTCATATAAAGGAAGAACCGCATACTACGAGAATCAACTTATTCAAGATAAGACAACTGCAATGTCATTAGCAGATTGTCAAATTGTCAGACTCAATCCTACAGCTGAATTGGAAATGAGAAATCAATCGGCTGGACGAATCGAAAGACTTGCTGATCGACTTTCCAAGATTCGAAATgctcatttcattttcaaggATTCGGTATGCTACGGTGCTCGTCCTCCAGTCACATTCTTTTATTTCTTATCAATGATGCGAAGGAACACTCGTGCTCTAACATTCGATAACGTTCAAGCTGCTTCCACCATTGAATTACACGAGGTGTTAAATCTGTCGAATTTGAATCGTTTAACTGTCATTCAACCACAACAGCATCAAACGATTATGGTTCGCGATCAACTTTTGATAAACTGGATGAAGCTGCCTGATCAAATCCGTAAGCGTATTTCGGTTCATCTTGTCGGATGTCACGAATTCCGCCCACAGAATCTGTACAACGTTGTTCAAGAATGGTTGGGACTTGCGAAGCCAGTTGTTTTCAAACAGATTTCAATTGATGGAGGATCATATAAGTACAATGAATTCATGAATATAATTGAACATCTTCATGATATTATCGAGAAGCGTCCTCCACGCAGTCCGATGAATCGTTCCTTTggaaatgagcaaaatgagCACTCAATTGTTCTTGAGAGAACATGCCGAATTCCACATCCAAAGGATCGTCGAGTTGTTATTCAATTGAAGTATTGTAAGCCATCAAG aagaatGGTGCTTACCATTGAAAGAGAGGATTCACCGATTCCCGTCACAACACTGACGCCAGTTTCATCGCTTTCTCGACTCGCTCGTCCACAATCTGCTGCTTCAGTCCTCTCAACACCGCTTCGAAAAATTTCCTCCTCGTTGAAGCCCGTGTCTCCGATTCCCACGAATAATAGCCGCCAAC tcGGTCGCCCTCTTTCCCACGATCCATGTAATTTCGCCGGATGTCGCGACAATGTTGGAAGCAATATGTTCACACGAATTGTCAACTTTTTGGGCACATCAAGTTAA